Genomic window (Rossellomorea aquimaris):
ACAAGCTTCCAAAATTCATGCAGTTCCTTACAGGTAACATCGGCTATCACCATATTCACCATCTAAGTCCGAGAGTACCGAACTACAAACTCGAGGAAGCACACAAAAACTCAGAGCCATTACAAAAAGTACCAACCATCTCACTTTTAACAAGCTTAAAATCATTACGTTTCAAGCTTTGGGATGAAGAAAACAAAACGTTTGTAAGTTTTAGAGGTATTAAGTCTCTGGATAAGTCAAAATCAAGAATCTCAACTGAAGCCAAACCTGAATTATAATCCTGACCGACTCTCCTTATGAACGTTTCATATAAGGGGAGTCTTTACTTGAGAAGGCCTTTAAAAGGAGTGAATCTACATGATTCGAATCGTCATCGCAGAGGATCAGGAATTATTACGCGGAACCATGACCTCCATCCTCAACCTGGAAGACGACATGGAAGTAGTCGGCCAGGTAAAGGATGGGCAAGAAGCACTCGCCCTCGTCCACCAATTAAAACCAGACCTCTTTATTATGGATATTGAAATGCTTGAAAGGGACGGACCTCTGGAAGCTGTGAAGACCGTCGGATGTCATCTGCTTGTATTGACTACATTCCCTAAAAAAGGTTATTTAGAGAGGGCTCAACAATTCCATGCAGGTGGGTATTTACTAAAGGACAGTCCAAGTGAAGAGTTGACTTCCTCGATTCGCAGCATATTGGAAGGGACGCGGGTTTATTCTCCGAAGTTAAACGAAGAGGATGAGGAGTCTCAGGAGTCTGGATCATACCACATTCCCCACCCACCAGGACCGGTGAAGAACTATTTTACAATGATCATGGATAGGATGAAGTCACCGGCAGGGTGAGTTTGAGGGGTCTGCCCCCATGCGGTTTACGCAGTGGGGGCAGACCCCTTTTTCAATAATGCCGGGTATAGTGTTGTGATTTTTACTTTGATTGATTTCATTTTTAGGAGTCTGGAGATACGGGCCAGATCAGTAAATACAAGAAGTTCATATGGAAGCAGCATGTCCAACATAGAAAAGAGAGACATGCTATTTTCTGTATGCGAAAATCTACGAATAGGAAGAAGATTGAATAACATATAAAAGGGAGTAGATGTTAAAATAGAGAAAAAAATCCAAAAGGAGGGATTTGTATGTCACCAGGTGGCGATATGATGTTTCAAATTGTCCCGGTTTTTATAGGGATCATTTTTGTCATCGTGATTTCGTTCATACTGTTCTCCGTTATTAAAGGAGTGGGGGAATGGAGTAAGAATAACCAGTCACCGACTTTAAATGTCCGAGCAAAAGTTCTTGCAAAAAGGACGGCAGTAAGAGGTGGGGGAGAAACAAGAGCCTATAGCCAATACTTTGTCACCTTCGAAGTGGAAAGTGGGGACAGGGTGGAGTTAAAAGTCAAAGATAATGAGTTTGGGATGCTTGTGGAAGGAGATCTGGGGGAATTGACCTTCCAAGGCTCCCGCTATCTTGGATTCGTCCGTCACTCTCAGGAAGTTCATATGTGAAAAAGGCCCCTCCATACGCATTGGTATAGAGGGGCCATCCGAATGATTACCATTCCTTCGGTTCATAGTTCAAATCTTGAAAAAGTCGCGTCTTCTCTTTCTTAGAAAGGTCGCGCCATTGTCCTACAGGCAGATTCCCCAATTGAATATTCATGATGCGTGTGCGCTGCAGTCGGTAGACCTCATATCCAAGAGCTTCACACATGCGGCGGATCTGGCGGTTCAATCCTTGGGTCAGTGTGATTTGGAACACGTATTTTGACACCTGCTCGACCTTGCAAGGCAGGGTTTTCGTTCCAAGAATCTTAACGCCTTCTGACATCTGCTTTAAGAAATCCTCTGAAATCGGACGGTCAACAGTGACAATATATTCTTTCTCGTGCTGATTTTCCGCACGGAGGATTTCATTGACGATATCCCCGTCGTTCGTCAGAAGAATCAAGCCATCTGAATCTTTGTCCAGTCGTCCGATATTGAAAATTCGTAGCGGATGATTGACGAGATCCACAATATTCCCCTTGACGCCCTTTTCAGTTGTACTCGTAATCCCAACAGGTTTATTTAATGCAATATACACATTATTTCTTGCTACCCTGACAGGGGCTCCGCTAACCTTCACATCATCCCCGGGATTCACTTGATCGCCAATCTTCGCGATCTTCCCGTTGATGGTAACTCTTCCTTCAGTAATCAATTTATCTGCACCGCGTCTCGATGCCTTACCAGCTTCACTGATATATTTATTTATTCGCATATTCAACACAACCTTACACTCGTAATGACTATACTAAGAATATCGGACTGGCATTATATTTTCAAGGAGTTCCCTAATGAGATCCCTTTCAGATGTGCAAAACCATCAGATATACAACTTTTTCAAAAAAAACCCTTTACATTCACGCAGCGTCAACCTGTAAAGTAAGAAT
Coding sequences:
- the rluF gene encoding 23S rRNA pseudouridine(2604) synthase RluF, whose protein sequence is MRINKYISEAGKASRRGADKLITEGRVTINGKIAKIGDQVNPGDDVKVSGAPVRVARNNVYIALNKPVGITSTTEKGVKGNIVDLVNHPLRIFNIGRLDKDSDGLILLTNDGDIVNEILRAENQHEKEYIVTVDRPISEDFLKQMSEGVKILGTKTLPCKVEQVSKYVFQITLTQGLNRQIRRMCEALGYEVYRLQRTRIMNIQLGNLPVGQWRDLSKKEKTRLFQDLNYEPKEW
- a CDS encoding DUF2500 domain-containing protein, translating into MSPGGDMMFQIVPVFIGIIFVIVISFILFSVIKGVGEWSKNNQSPTLNVRAKVLAKRTAVRGGGETRAYSQYFVTFEVESGDRVELKVKDNEFGMLVEGDLGELTFQGSRYLGFVRHSQEVHM
- a CDS encoding response regulator yields the protein MIRIVIAEDQELLRGTMTSILNLEDDMEVVGQVKDGQEALALVHQLKPDLFIMDIEMLERDGPLEAVKTVGCHLLVLTTFPKKGYLERAQQFHAGGYLLKDSPSEELTSSIRSILEGTRVYSPKLNEEDEESQESGSYHIPHPPGPVKNYFTMIMDRMKSPAG